One Tepidisphaeraceae bacterium DNA segment encodes these proteins:
- a CDS encoding glycosyltransferase family 2 protein: protein MNLPKISIVTPSYNQGPYIGWTARSVFLQRYPNLEYVMMDGGSKDNTMEELQPYADRFAHISSERDKGQADAIARGFLKTSGEIMAYLNSDDMLSPGTLHWVAKYFADHPDVDAVYSHRCTVDSNNKVIWYWILPEHDNYKMMRWDLIPQETCFWRRRIYDKVGNVDPSYRFAMDYDLFARIMRDGKMVRANRFLGVFREHEVSKTSTQMTTVGAEEVRRVQNKYGLTFKKWDWLRSARFYNSVIRNGCKFANARIQLPGNLPGVGYDYDEVWGGLLGDGRLAPRVAG from the coding sequence ATGAACCTCCCGAAAATCTCCATCGTCACCCCCAGCTATAACCAGGGGCCGTACATCGGTTGGACCGCGCGCAGCGTCTTTCTACAGCGGTACCCGAACCTCGAGTACGTGATGATGGATGGTGGCAGCAAGGACAACACGATGGAGGAACTGCAACCGTATGCCGACCGGTTCGCCCACATCAGCTCCGAGCGCGACAAGGGCCAGGCCGACGCGATCGCCCGCGGGTTCCTGAAGACCAGCGGCGAGATCATGGCGTACCTGAACTCCGACGACATGCTCTCGCCCGGCACGCTTCACTGGGTGGCCAAGTACTTCGCCGACCATCCGGACGTGGACGCCGTCTACAGCCATCGCTGCACGGTCGACAGTAACAACAAGGTGATCTGGTATTGGATTCTGCCCGAGCACGACAACTACAAGATGATGCGCTGGGACCTCATCCCCCAGGAGACCTGCTTCTGGCGCCGGCGGATCTACGACAAGGTGGGCAACGTCGACCCGTCGTACCGGTTTGCGATGGATTACGATTTGTTTGCCCGCATCATGCGCGACGGCAAGATGGTGCGCGCCAACCGCTTCCTCGGCGTCTTCCGCGAGCACGAGGTCAGCAAGACGTCGACGCAGATGACGACGGTGGGGGCCGAAGAGGTCAGGCGGGTGCAGAATAAGTATGGCCTGACGTTCAAGAAGTGGGACTGGCTGCGCAGCGCCCGGTTCTACAACAGCGTGATCCGTAATGGTTGTAAGTTTGCCAATGCGCGGATTCAGCTGCCGGGGAACCTACCGGGCGTGGGGTACGACTACGACGAGGTGTGGGGCGGATTACTGGGAGACGGGCGGTTGGCACCACGGGTGGCGGGGTGA
- a CDS encoding glycosyltransferase family 2 protein: MPAVASSSSPRCLIIVPAFNESRSVGKLVARLSRWLPGYDVLVVDDGSTDDTAVQVPDCATVISMPFNLGIGGAMQAGYRYAALHGYDIAIQCDGDGQHRPLEVLRLVDHMTTTGSDLVLGSRFLENVKYRQSIMRMTGSFVLGFLIRVLTGMRITDCTSGFRAVNREVIEAFAHWYPEDYPEPEVILLLKRAGFRISEVPVRMRQRRSGASSIGMLAGMFYVLKVFVCVVLDLVRDPWPRRKVPDVDPQRVSGGVGLRPAHSRPAPPSPV; encoded by the coding sequence ATGCCCGCTGTTGCGTCCTCATCTTCCCCGCGTTGCCTGATCATCGTTCCGGCGTTTAACGAGTCGCGATCGGTGGGGAAGCTGGTGGCACGGCTCAGCCGGTGGTTGCCGGGATATGACGTGCTGGTGGTGGACGACGGGTCGACCGACGACACCGCCGTCCAGGTGCCGGATTGTGCGACGGTCATCAGCATGCCGTTCAACCTCGGCATTGGTGGGGCGATGCAGGCGGGGTACCGGTACGCGGCGTTGCACGGGTACGACATCGCGATCCAGTGCGACGGCGACGGGCAGCATCGGCCGTTGGAGGTGCTGCGGCTGGTCGATCACATGACGACAACAGGGTCGGACCTCGTGCTCGGCAGTCGGTTTTTAGAGAACGTGAAGTACCGGCAGTCGATCATGCGCATGACCGGCAGCTTCGTACTGGGGTTTTTGATCCGCGTGCTGACCGGCATGCGCATCACCGATTGCACGAGCGGCTTCCGGGCGGTGAACCGCGAGGTGATTGAGGCGTTTGCCCATTGGTATCCGGAGGATTACCCCGAGCCGGAGGTCATCCTGCTGTTGAAGCGGGCGGGGTTCCGCATTTCCGAGGTGCCGGTGCGCATGCGGCAGCGCCGAAGCGGGGCCAGCAGCATCGGCATGCTGGCGGGGATGTTTTACGTGTTGAAGGTCTTCGTCTGCGTCGTGCTCGACCTCGTGCGCGACCCGTGGCCGCGCAGGAAGGTGCCCGATGTGGATCCGCAGCGTGTTTCTGGTGGTGTTGGGCTTCGGCCTGCTCATTCTCGCCCTGCGCCGCCTTCGCCAGTTTAA
- a CDS encoding DUF2304 domain-containing protein, translating into MWIRSVFLVVLGFGLLILALRRLRQFKLRERYALLFMLMGLPFIGLAFWQDGVGWMAERLQMQYNTLALICVAVFLFLAVFELLTIVSMQDRKITTLAQMVGILMERQNLNERAVRDDPENRAGTPRVEQRNEGPN; encoded by the coding sequence ATGTGGATCCGCAGCGTGTTTCTGGTGGTGTTGGGCTTCGGCCTGCTCATTCTCGCCCTGCGCCGCCTTCGCCAGTTTAAGCTGCGCGAGCGCTACGCGCTGCTGTTCATGCTGATGGGCCTGCCGTTCATCGGCCTGGCCTTCTGGCAGGACGGCGTCGGTTGGATGGCCGAGCGGTTGCAGATGCAATACAACACGCTCGCGCTGATCTGCGTGGCGGTCTTCCTGTTCCTGGCGGTGTTCGAACTGCTGACGATCGTGTCGATGCAGGACCGCAAGATCACCACGCTGGCGCAGATGGTCGGTATCCTCATGGAACGGCAGAACTTAAACGAGCGGGCCGTGCGGGATGATCCGGAGAACCGCGCAGGGACGCCTCGTGTCGAGCAGAGGAACGAGGGACCGAACTAA
- a CDS encoding ABC transporter ATP-binding protein, with translation MSIELHNLKKSYRSPEGGAVPVIDVPAFAAGDGEQIALVGSSGSGKTTLLNLIAGILSPDSGQILYSIDGRQTDLAAIGEPARDAFRGRNVGFIFQTHHLLPGFTALENVLLGMSFTGRSADANWAKHLLNEVGLSDRLNYHPEKLSVGQQQRVAIARALANRPKLVLADEPTGSLDAVSAQQALDLIRKLSREVSATLLLVSHDAQITGQFERVVDLFELNRAAKKVELRSADLGVRIERPQPEAAT, from the coding sequence GTGTCGATAGAACTCCACAACCTGAAGAAGAGTTACCGTTCCCCGGAGGGTGGCGCGGTGCCGGTGATCGACGTGCCGGCGTTCGCGGCGGGCGATGGGGAGCAGATCGCGCTCGTCGGGTCCAGCGGGTCGGGGAAGACGACGCTGCTGAACCTAATTGCCGGTATTTTGTCGCCCGATAGCGGACAAATCCTGTATTCCATTGACGGCCGGCAGACCGACCTCGCCGCCATCGGTGAACCGGCACGCGACGCGTTCCGCGGGCGCAACGTCGGGTTTATCTTTCAGACGCATCACCTGCTGCCCGGCTTCACGGCTTTAGAAAACGTGCTGCTCGGCATGAGCTTCACCGGTCGGTCCGCCGACGCCAACTGGGCGAAGCATCTCCTGAACGAGGTCGGCCTGAGCGATCGATTGAACTATCACCCGGAAAAACTTTCCGTCGGCCAACAGCAGCGCGTCGCGATCGCGCGGGCGCTGGCCAACCGGCCCAAGCTGGTCTTGGCAGACGAACCGACCGGCTCGCTCGACGCCGTCAGTGCGCAGCAGGCGCTCGACCTCATCCGCAAGCTGTCGCGCGAGGTCAGCGCGACCCTGCTGCTGGTCAGCCACGACGCCCAGATCACCGGCCAGTTCGAGCGCGTCGTGGATTTGTTTGAACTGAACCGAGCGGCCAAGAAGGTGGAATTGCGGAGTGCGGATCTCGGCGTGCGGATTGAAAGACCGCAGCCCGAAGCCGCGACCTGA
- a CDS encoding FtsX-like permease family protein has translation MNLFQIILKNMRQRALGTWLTLLSVTLGVALAIAVLIVYREGKSLFGQTEFGYDVIIGVNRGSPMQLVMNTVYHIDQSPGNIPYSMYEMLVTDNQYRRNVKIAVPIAVGDSYLNHRIVATLPKMFGFENDGKTPLPADSIIRYSGDKAYEFETGGSFHADKFEAVIGADVPQMSGLDMGGTFQMTHGVPEPNAEPDVHDETWKVVGRLKKTGTAIDRVIFIPLITFYCVPDHEEGLSAQAMIRAGIDPTKLPEELQPKPDTHAHDHGPATQGDAADDHDDHAVTDDHDDHAVTDDHDDHAEAGHGHGHNHDHHDHVYHINDDGTVELHMPKDQWALSAVLVKARGGDSSAFRANELMYMFRVRNEALAVNPAQVMREFFDTFLRSSTLVLLLVSALVTIVAAVGILVSIYNSVAARRREIAILRALGATRAKVLSIICLEAGLIGLVGGLLGLVLGHAVAAVGSGYMKAFLGQSIRWTTIDERELLYLVGVVVLATLAGLVPAAAAYKTPVATNLVPS, from the coding sequence ATGAACCTCTTCCAGATCATCCTCAAGAACATGCGTCAGCGGGCGCTGGGCACGTGGCTGACGTTGCTGTCGGTCACGCTCGGCGTGGCGCTGGCGATCGCGGTGCTCATCGTCTACCGCGAGGGCAAGTCGCTCTTCGGGCAGACCGAGTTCGGGTACGACGTCATCATCGGTGTGAACCGCGGCTCGCCAATGCAGCTGGTCATGAACACGGTCTACCACATCGACCAGAGCCCCGGGAACATCCCGTACAGCATGTACGAGATGCTGGTGACCGACAACCAGTACCGCCGCAACGTGAAGATCGCGGTGCCGATCGCGGTGGGGGACAGCTACCTGAACCACCGCATCGTCGCCACGCTGCCGAAGATGTTCGGCTTCGAGAACGACGGTAAGACCCCGCTGCCCGCCGACAGCATCATCCGGTACTCTGGCGACAAAGCGTACGAGTTCGAGACCGGCGGCAGCTTTCACGCCGACAAGTTCGAGGCCGTCATTGGCGCCGATGTGCCGCAGATGAGCGGGCTCGACATGGGCGGCACGTTCCAGATGACGCACGGCGTCCCCGAGCCCAACGCAGAGCCCGACGTACACGACGAGACCTGGAAGGTCGTCGGCCGGCTGAAGAAGACCGGCACTGCGATCGACCGCGTGATCTTCATCCCGCTCATCACGTTCTACTGCGTGCCCGACCACGAGGAGGGCCTTAGCGCCCAGGCGATGATCCGGGCCGGCATCGACCCCACGAAACTGCCCGAGGAACTGCAGCCGAAGCCCGACACGCACGCGCACGACCACGGGCCCGCGACCCAAGGCGACGCGGCCGACGACCATGACGATCACGCCGTGACCGACGACCACGATGATCATGCCGTGACCGATGATCACGACGACCATGCCGAGGCCGGCCATGGTCATGGGCACAACCACGACCATCACGACCACGTCTACCACATCAACGACGACGGCACGGTCGAACTGCACATGCCCAAGGACCAGTGGGCGCTCTCGGCCGTTCTCGTGAAGGCGCGCGGCGGGGACAGCAGCGCGTTTCGCGCCAACGAATTAATGTACATGTTCCGCGTGCGCAACGAGGCGCTGGCGGTGAACCCGGCCCAGGTGATGCGAGAGTTTTTTGACACGTTCTTACGCAGCAGCACGCTGGTGCTGCTGCTGGTGAGCGCGCTGGTGACGATCGTCGCCGCGGTGGGCATTCTGGTGAGCATCTACAACTCGGTGGCCGCCCGACGGCGGGAGATCGCCATCCTGCGGGCGCTGGGCGCTACGCGCGCTAAAGTTTTGTCGATCATCTGCTTAGAGGCGGGCCTGATCGGCTTGGTCGGGGGCCTGTTGGGGCTGGTGCTGGGTCATGCGGTGGCGGCGGTGGGGTCGGGATACATGAAGGCGTTTTTGGGTCAAAGCATCCGATGGACGACGATCGACGAGCGTGAACTGCTATACTTGGTTGGCGTAGTTGTTTTGGCCACCCTCGCCGGCCTCGTTCCCGCCGCCGCCGCGTATAAAACGCCGGTGGCGACGAACTTGGTGCCGAGCTGA
- a CDS encoding DUF3299 domain-containing protein, with protein MVRHLLIFTLALAPTVAFGQTTQPAAADAPAAAAAAPLPADYELRTMQAFANSEWRKSLTMLKKLEASLADKPDKLKQIQEYIRVAERNIADPKAAAAFDPKSMLVNPNDPPTDPDKRKKHVAPTGDAVLPLTIKELGNFQYDADKGGNVPADVKALNGVKVRLSGYMIPLDQASRITNFALVPDLLSCCFGAPPSLQHMVVVHVPQDKGLNYYPDEIVCEGTLVVEEKKDDEFIVSLFELNVTSVKPAVR; from the coding sequence ATGGTACGTCACCTCCTGATCTTCACCCTCGCCCTTGCCCCGACCGTGGCATTCGGGCAGACCACACAACCGGCCGCCGCCGACGCACCGGCCGCTGCCGCCGCCGCGCCACTACCGGCCGATTACGAGCTGCGCACGATGCAGGCGTTCGCCAACAGCGAGTGGCGTAAGTCGCTGACGATGCTGAAGAAGCTCGAGGCATCGCTGGCCGACAAGCCCGACAAGCTCAAGCAGATCCAGGAGTACATCCGCGTCGCCGAGCGCAACATCGCCGACCCCAAGGCCGCCGCCGCGTTCGACCCGAAGTCGATGCTGGTCAATCCGAACGACCCACCGACCGATCCGGACAAGCGCAAGAAGCACGTCGCGCCCACCGGCGACGCGGTGCTGCCGCTGACGATCAAGGAACTGGGCAACTTCCAGTACGACGCCGACAAGGGTGGCAACGTCCCGGCCGACGTGAAGGCGCTCAACGGCGTGAAGGTGCGGCTCAGCGGATACATGATCCCGCTCGACCAGGCCAGCCGCATCACCAATTTCGCGCTCGTGCCCGATCTGCTCTCCTGCTGCTTCGGCGCGCCGCCGTCACTGCAGCACATGGTCGTGGTTCACGTGCCGCAGGATAAGGGCCTGAACTACTACCCCGACGAGATCGTCTGTGAAGGCACGCTCGTCGTTGAAGAGAAGAAGGACGATGAGTTCATCGTCAGCCTGTTCGAGCTGAACGTGACGAGCGTGAAGCCAGCGGTCCGGTGA
- a CDS encoding Fur family transcriptional regulator, producing the protein MPSPAEVILKAHDLRRTPVRLGVLDVLAGGKHPLDAAEIIGKLSSHIDRVTVYRTLNTFVDKKIIHRVRGEDRSWRYAIGDAATRQHAANHSHPHFVCDDCGEVECLDAAQIPTNFVQSMKVESDYRITYPEVTLHGSCPKCSKADDAE; encoded by the coding sequence ATGCCCAGCCCTGCCGAAGTCATTCTGAAGGCCCACGACTTGCGCCGAACCCCGGTCCGACTGGGCGTGCTGGACGTGTTGGCGGGTGGGAAGCATCCGCTGGACGCCGCCGAGATCATTGGCAAGCTGTCGAGCCACATCGACCGCGTGACGGTCTACCGCACGCTGAACACGTTTGTCGACAAGAAGATCATCCACCGCGTGCGCGGCGAGGATCGCTCGTGGCGCTACGCGATCGGCGACGCCGCGACCCGCCAGCACGCGGCCAACCACAGCCACCCCCACTTCGTCTGCGACGACTGCGGCGAGGTCGAATGCCTCGACGCGGCCCAGATCCCGACCAACTTCGTCCAGTCGATGAAGGTGGAATCCGACTACCGCATCACCTACCCCGAAGTCACGCTCCACGGCTCCTGCCCCAAGTGCAGCAAGGCCGACGACGCCGAGTGA
- a CDS encoding Gfo/Idh/MocA family oxidoreductase, whose amino-acid sequence MAKMWRNAVVGVGVVGDWHVRLINQIPNTQLVAVCDQDTAKAQASLDKHKITGVKVYADEAEMLAKHPELEVVHVCTPSGNHMDPAIMAIEAGKHVIVEKPMEISLERIDKIIAAASKKGVKLAGIFQNRWNGANRALKDAADAGRFGTIAWAGSMTPWYRSDQYYREGGWRGTWKLDGGGAIMNQSVHAVDLIQWVVGPVKQVSAYASSRIHPEIEVEDTLSCSLQFQNGAFGTIVGSTAMYPGGAVRLEVGGGDGHAVSENSLVRYKFRNETPEDEALRERLGPGAGKATSTAGGSSATDVPLDMHGHNIVHILERWEAGQEADTNGPEARKAVAIILAMYESAKKNGQPVEVK is encoded by the coding sequence ATGGCAAAGATGTGGCGGAACGCAGTGGTCGGTGTGGGCGTGGTCGGCGATTGGCACGTCCGGTTGATCAACCAGATCCCCAACACCCAGCTCGTGGCGGTGTGCGATCAGGATACGGCCAAGGCGCAGGCGTCGCTCGACAAGCACAAGATCACCGGCGTGAAGGTCTACGCCGACGAGGCCGAAATGCTTGCCAAGCACCCTGAGTTGGAGGTCGTCCACGTCTGCACGCCCAGCGGCAACCACATGGACCCGGCCATCATGGCGATCGAGGCGGGCAAGCATGTGATCGTCGAGAAGCCGATGGAGATCAGCCTCGAGCGCATCGACAAGATCATCGCCGCGGCCAGCAAGAAGGGCGTGAAGCTGGCGGGCATCTTCCAGAACCGCTGGAACGGCGCCAACCGCGCGCTGAAGGATGCCGCCGACGCCGGTCGGTTTGGCACCATCGCCTGGGCCGGTTCGATGACGCCGTGGTACCGGTCCGACCAGTACTACCGCGAGGGCGGCTGGCGCGGCACGTGGAAGCTGGACGGCGGTGGCGCGATCATGAACCAGTCGGTGCACGCGGTCGACCTCATTCAATGGGTCGTCGGCCCGGTGAAGCAGGTCAGCGCCTACGCCAGCAGCCGCATTCACCCGGAGATCGAGGTCGAGGACACGCTCAGCTGCTCGCTGCAGTTTCAGAACGGCGCGTTCGGCACGATCGTCGGCAGCACGGCGATGTACCCCGGTGGCGCCGTGCGCCTGGAAGTGGGCGGCGGCGACGGTCACGCGGTCAGTGAAAACAGCCTCGTCCGCTACAAGTTCCGCAACGAGACGCCCGAGGACGAGGCCCTGCGCGAGCGCCTCGGTCCGGGCGCCGGCAAGGCCACCAGCACCGCCGGTGGCTCCAGCGCGACCGACGTGCCGCTGGACATGCACGGCCACAACATCGTGCACATCCTGGAACGCTGGGAAGCCGGCCAGGAAGCCGACACCAACGGCCCCGAGGCCCGCAAGGCCGTCGCGATCATCCTGGCCATGTACGAGTCGGCCAAGAAGAACGGCCAGCCGGTCGAGGTGAAGTAA
- the tyrS gene encoding tyrosine--tRNA ligase: protein MTTDDQLAILARRAERILPEADLRKKLERSKQTGKPLRIKLGMDPTAPDVHLGHAVPLGIVRQFQDWGHKAVIIIGDYTARVGDPSGRNKTRPPLSGDEIDSNAKTYVAQIDKVLRTDPEHLEIRFNSEWLGKMGLVDIIKLASRKTVAQVLTREDFAKRYAEGTDVRLHEILYPLLQGWDSVAIEADVEMGGSDQLFNNMVGREFQQEEQPDDALAGQIVIVTPLLVGLDGTKKMSKSLGNYIGLTDPPSGPNGMFGKIMSLPDSLMESYYQLLTTLPLDEIRQQIATKPRDAKVRLAKHIIAWLHDDQAAATAEAEFIQQFVKKEVPDEMPEFTVPAGPHKIGPLLVLAKLATSNGEGTRKVKEGAVSINGEKVTDPQKEFTITAEPTVVKLGRRFARVRV from the coding sequence ATGACCACCGACGACCAACTCGCCATCCTCGCCCGACGCGCCGAACGCATCCTGCCCGAAGCCGACTTGCGCAAGAAGCTCGAACGATCGAAGCAGACCGGCAAGCCCCTGCGCATCAAGCTCGGCATGGACCCCACCGCGCCGGACGTTCACCTCGGTCACGCCGTGCCCTTGGGCATCGTGCGGCAATTCCAGGACTGGGGCCACAAGGCCGTCATCATCATCGGTGACTACACCGCCCGCGTCGGCGATCCCAGTGGCCGCAACAAGACGCGCCCGCCATTGAGCGGTGACGAGATCGACAGCAACGCTAAGACGTACGTTGCGCAGATCGACAAGGTCCTGCGCACCGATCCCGAGCATCTGGAGATTCGCTTCAACAGCGAGTGGCTCGGCAAGATGGGGCTGGTCGACATCATTAAGCTCGCCAGCCGAAAGACCGTCGCGCAGGTGCTGACGCGCGAGGACTTCGCCAAGCGCTACGCCGAGGGAACCGACGTGCGGCTGCACGAGATCCTCTACCCTTTGCTGCAAGGCTGGGACAGCGTGGCGATCGAAGCCGACGTGGAGATGGGCGGCAGCGACCAGCTGTTCAACAACATGGTCGGCCGGGAGTTTCAGCAGGAGGAACAGCCCGACGACGCGCTGGCGGGTCAGATCGTCATCGTCACGCCGCTCTTGGTCGGTCTCGACGGCACGAAGAAGATGAGCAAGTCGCTCGGCAACTACATCGGCCTGACCGACCCACCGAGCGGCCCCAACGGCATGTTCGGCAAGATCATGAGCCTGCCCGACAGCCTGATGGAAAGCTACTACCAACTGCTGACCACACTGCCGCTCGACGAGATCCGCCAGCAGATCGCCACCAAGCCGCGCGACGCAAAAGTGCGGCTGGCCAAGCACATCATCGCCTGGCTGCACGACGACCAAGCCGCGGCGACTGCGGAAGCCGAGTTCATCCAGCAGTTTGTGAAGAAGGAAGTCCCCGACGAGATGCCCGAGTTCACCGTGCCCGCCGGCCCGCACAAGATCGGCCCGCTGCTCGTGCTGGCCAAACTGGCCACCAGCAACGGCGAGGGCACCCGCAAGGTGAAGGAGGGCGCCGTCAGCATCAACGGCGAGAAGGTCACCGACCCGCAGAAGGAATTCACGATCACCGCCGAGCCAACCGTCGTGAAGCTCGGCCGACGGTTCGCGCGGGTGCGGGTGTAG
- a CDS encoding CPBP family intramembrane glutamic endopeptidase → MSIVVSVAEAPAVQDVAAFAIVLLLIGLPLAHWGGVFRRRSVVGPERWESRGDLGGMFITLGVALVAWLGLQWAIFSYKAGTLTPEQRQGDLLSLLSPGETALLMTLPGVVGALVLVGGNFLLGRGLVTRLGYGLRHFLDSTWPAFAGIAIVLPFVFAIGSFATLIYQLVGYEHPEAHDVLLQLKTATGGWARWGLLLGAVVVAPVFEELLFRAHLQTILAAFFDRLSRRSEVPEATPTPALAPRGGFPVGEADPNFTTIPYAQPGPVARAWPRWAAILTTALLFALVHAAWTAPPIFLLAVAFGYAYERTGNLWVCILMHAMFNAVSTAIYVSVPT, encoded by the coding sequence ATGTCAATCGTCGTTTCCGTCGCCGAAGCACCCGCCGTGCAAGACGTGGCCGCGTTCGCGATCGTTCTGCTGCTGATCGGCCTGCCCCTGGCGCATTGGGGTGGCGTATTTCGCCGGCGCAGCGTCGTCGGACCCGAACGCTGGGAATCGCGCGGCGATCTGGGTGGGATGTTCATCACGCTCGGTGTGGCCCTGGTCGCATGGCTCGGCCTGCAGTGGGCGATCTTCAGCTACAAGGCTGGAACGCTCACGCCCGAACAACGGCAAGGCGACCTGTTGTCCCTGCTGTCGCCGGGCGAGACGGCACTGCTGATGACGCTGCCGGGCGTGGTGGGCGCGCTTGTTCTGGTCGGCGGCAACTTCCTGCTGGGCCGTGGGCTGGTGACGCGATTGGGCTATGGCCTGCGGCATTTTCTCGACAGCACGTGGCCAGCTTTTGCGGGCATCGCGATCGTGCTGCCGTTCGTCTTCGCGATCGGCAGTTTCGCGACGCTCATCTACCAACTCGTCGGCTATGAACATCCCGAGGCGCACGATGTGTTACTGCAACTGAAGACCGCGACCGGCGGCTGGGCGCGATGGGGATTGCTGCTCGGCGCAGTCGTCGTCGCGCCAGTGTTTGAAGAACTGCTGTTCCGCGCCCACCTGCAGACGATCTTAGCGGCGTTCTTCGATCGGTTGAGCAGGCGGAGTGAAGTCCCCGAGGCTACCCCCACGCCCGCGCTTGCCCCGCGTGGTGGCTTTCCGGTTGGTGAGGCTGATCCCAACTTCACAACCATCCCCTATGCCCAGCCCGGCCCGGTCGCGCGGGCCTGGCCGCGTTGGGCGGCCATTTTGACGACGGCGTTGCTGTTCGCGCTCGTCCACGCGGCGTGGACGGCGCCGCCGATCTTCCTGCTGGCCGTCGCGTTCGGGTACGCGTATGAGCGCACGGGCAACCTGTGGGTCTGCATCCTCATGCACGCGATGTTCAACGCGGTGTCGACCGCGATCTACGTGAGCGTGCCCACATAG
- the trpC gene encoding indole-3-glycerol phosphate synthase TrpC codes for MSDAKPTILDEIIATKRQEVAERKVRVPVESLKETIQTLGRPRNFFHAITKTPVGKPVNLIAEVKKASPSAGVIRENFDPVDIAKQYRDAGADALSVLTDEKYFQGHLDYIHAIRDAVKLPVLRKDFIVDPYQVYESRAAGADAILLIAECLSASELVDLQILATELHLTVLIEVHDVDNLMRVLDRVIGFPHKSYSLLGINNRDLRTFKTDLGTTLRMTDLIEDRSVLVSESGIYAYADVKKLAEAGVRGILVGESLMRSADIGAKVRELFGQA; via the coding sequence ATGTCCGACGCCAAGCCCACCATCCTCGACGAGATCATCGCCACCAAGCGACAGGAGGTCGCCGAGCGCAAGGTGCGCGTGCCCGTCGAATCGCTCAAGGAGACCATCCAAACCCTCGGCCGCCCGCGCAACTTCTTCCACGCCATCACGAAGACGCCCGTCGGCAAGCCCGTGAACCTGATCGCCGAAGTGAAGAAGGCCAGCCCCAGCGCCGGCGTGATCCGTGAGAACTTCGACCCCGTCGATATCGCCAAGCAGTACCGCGACGCCGGCGCCGATGCGCTGTCGGTCTTAACCGACGAGAAGTACTTCCAGGGCCACCTCGATTACATTCACGCGATCCGCGACGCGGTGAAGCTGCCGGTGCTGCGGAAGGATTTCATCGTCGACCCTTACCAGGTCTACGAGAGCCGCGCCGCCGGCGCCGACGCGATTTTGCTGATCGCCGAGTGCCTGAGCGCCAGCGAACTGGTCGATTTGCAGATCCTGGCGACCGAGTTGCACCTGACCGTGCTGATCGAGGTGCACGACGTCGACAACCTGATGCGCGTGCTCGACCGCGTGATCGGCTTCCCCCACAAGAGCTACAGCCTGCTGGGCATCAACAACCGCGACCTCCGCACCTTCAAGACCGACCTCGGCACGACGCTGCGCATGACCGATTTGATCGAGGACCGCAGCGTCCTGGTCAGCGAGAGCGGCATCTACGCCTACGCCGACGTGAAGAAGCTCGCCGAGGCGGGTGTGCGCGGCATCCTGGTGGGTGAGAGCCTGATGCGCTCGGCCGACATCGGCGCAAAGGTCCGCGAACTGTTCGGGCAGGCGTAG
- a CDS encoding all3515 family Zur-repressed PEP-CTERM protein gives MNRIANTAGAVALALVGLIGPADVQADIATYYIGLDGRSAPFNEAGTVPAVAYPDNPNHNRLTLLLAHGNHYHSIGTYNYTGPAGSPTLNDTSTNNRLPETYQNMPPISLQSGTGSTWGGTFRSGLPSAQLQDVEYGNLEFRNAHSLVNEGVEGNVLFNSSSGRWNDSLDGADIHLELISATPGLSIAIGGNMNALTAGSDVHLGDGDEFFQVLPTFWVDDSAAPGSTYSAEFRLTDGSGTFGDSGRFFMDFQVAAVPEPGALGLLGACGLAALKRRRRVGGTQG, from the coding sequence GTGAATCGCATTGCAAACACCGCCGGTGCCGTGGCGCTCGCGTTGGTCGGTTTAATCGGTCCGGCCGACGTTCAGGCCGACATCGCCACGTACTACATCGGCTTGGACGGGCGCAGCGCGCCGTTCAACGAGGCCGGCACGGTGCCGGCCGTCGCCTACCCGGACAACCCCAACCACAACCGCCTCACGTTGCTGCTGGCGCACGGCAATCACTATCACTCGATCGGCACCTACAACTACACCGGCCCCGCCGGCTCGCCGACCCTGAACGACACGAGCACCAACAATCGCCTGCCCGAGACGTACCAGAACATGCCCCCGATCTCGCTTCAGTCCGGCACGGGATCGACCTGGGGCGGCACGTTCCGCAGCGGGCTGCCCAGCGCCCAGCTGCAGGACGTGGAGTACGGCAACCTCGAGTTCCGCAACGCTCACTCGCTCGTGAATGAGGGCGTTGAGGGCAATGTGCTCTTCAACAGTTCCAGCGGTCGCTGGAACGATTCGCTGGACGGGGCCGACATTCACCTGGAGCTCATCTCCGCGACGCCCGGTCTGAGCATCGCGATCGGCGGCAACATGAACGCCCTGACGGCCGGCAGCGACGTCCACCTTGGCGACGGAGACGAGTTCTTCCAAGTGCTGCCCACGTTCTGGGTCGACGATTCGGCTGCGCCCGGCAGCACCTACTCGGCCGAGTTCCGATTGACCGACGGATCGGGTACGTTCGGCGACTCCGGCCGATTCTTCATGGACTTCCAGGTCGCCGCGGTGCCGGAACCGGGGGCGCTCGGCCTGCTGGGCGCGTGCGGCCTTGCCGCGCTCAAGCGACGCCGGCGCGTTGGGGGGACGCAAGGGTAG